CTTCGGCGGCGAAACGTGGTCCTGGGACGAGCAGCGCCAGCAGTACTACCTCCACCTCTTCGACGAGAAGCAGCCGGACCTCAACTGGGAGCACCCACAGGTCCGAGAAGACATCTACGAGATGATGAACTGGTGGCTAGAGAAGGGTGTCGACGGCTTCCGAATGGACGTCATCAACCTCATCTCGAAGACTCGGGGACTACCGGACGGCGAGGCGGGTGACTGGCAGACTGGCGTCGAACACTTCATGAACGGCCCGCGCATCCACGAGTTCCTGCAGGAGATGTACGACGAGGTGCTGGCCGGCCGTGACGTGATGACCGTCGGGGAGATGCCCGGCGTCGACATCGACGAGGCCAAGCAGTACACCGGTGCGGACGGCGACGGACTCGGGATGATATTCACCTTCGAACATATGAACCTCGACCACGACGGCGGCCGGTGGGACCTCCACGAGGACTACGAGGCGTGGGACCTGCGCGACCTCAAGGAGTTCGTCGGCCGCTGGCAACGTGGCCTCGCCGAGGAGGGCTGGAACAGCAACTACCTGGGGAACCACGACCAGCCCCGGATCGTCTCCCGCTTCGGCGACGACGGTCAGTACCGCGTCGAGTCCGCGAAACTGTTGGGAACCTTCCTCCTGACGCTCTCGGGGACGCCCTACGTCTACCAGGGCGACGAGATCGGGATGACCAACGTCGACTGGGAACACCTGGACGAGGTCGTCGACGTGGACACGATCAACCACGTCGAACTGCTGATGGCGGAACACGACATCGACGACTATCAAGAACTCCGTGGGTTCGTCAACGCTCGATCCCGCGACAACGCACGAACGCCGGTCCAGTGGGACGACAGCGACTCCGCCGGCTTCACCGACGGCGAACCGTGGCTCAAGGTCAACGACAACTACACCGAGATCAACGTCGCCGCAGACCGAACGGCCGACGATTCGGTCTTCGAGCACTACCGTGATCTCGTCGACCTCCGGCACGAGCGGGACGTGTTCGTCTACGGCGAGTTCGAGATGCTCCTGCCCGACCACGAACACATATTTGCCTTTACCCAGAGCCTAGACGACGAACGCGTCCTCGTCGTGTTGAACTTCAGCGACGAGCCCCGGACCGTCGATCTCGGCGAGTCCGACGGTCGGCTCCTCGTCTCGAACTACGACGACCCCGCGACCGACCTACCGACGCTCACGCTGGCACCCTTCGAAGCGACCGTCTTCGAGGTGTAGGGTCGGAAACGGTGGCTCGTCCCTCTCGCGCCCAATGCTGGCGGTACGACGGTCATACCACGGGCGTAGGGAGTCCATAACGAAGGGAGTCCGGCCTCAGATCCTAGTCAACCATGGCATGGCTATTCGGGTCGACGGCACGGCCGGGAGGGAGCCGGGGTCGGCCGTCGACGCCGACATCGAACGGGTTCTCGCCCGCGGTAACTGCTGGCGTGTCGTCGGCGTCCATGCCGTCGCCGACGAAGCCGCGACAGTGTAGACGCTTTCAGTCCGGCTGATACCGCCAGGGACCGCAAAAACACGTCTCCGGGGCGACCGTCCTCGGAACCCTCGGGTGGCGTTCGGCCGATCACTCCTCGCCGTCGTCGCTACCGACACGGATGACCTGCAACAGCGAGTAGACGGGGACGCCCTGGATGTCCTCGACGCCGCGTTTGTCGGCCAGGACGACGCAGGCGACCGGATTGCCGCCCTGCTGGCGGATGGCGCTGATGGTCTCGGACATCGTCTTCCCGCTGGTGATCGTGTCGTCGACGATGTAGCAGTCTCGGTTGCGAATCTCGGCGAAGTTCCGCGAGAACGAGCCGTCTGCGGCCTCGCTGTCGTCGTCGTCCCACTGGTGTTTGGTCGGCGCGTAGGTTCCCAGATCGGTGTCGAGCTCGTGGGCGACGGTGGTCGCAAGGGGAGCGCCCGCCTTCTCGATTCCGATGGTCAAATCGACATCTTGGCCCTGTTTAGCTGCTAGATCCGCCATGGCGGCACCGGCGTGGTACAGCCGCGCGGAGTCCCGCCCTAGCGCGGACCAGTCGACGTGGATGTCGTGGGGGCCACCCGACGGCGACGAGGTCGGCTCCGCACCCGTTCCGCTGCGTTCCACCAGCCAGCTGGCGGTCTCACGCGAGACGTTGAGTTCGTCTGCGATCTCACCTTTGGAGAGCCCTCGTTCCGCGAGGTCGGCCGCGCTCGCGACGAGGTCGTCCGTGTTCTTCATATGCCCTCCTGCGTGTGGGAGGGTTTAATAGCATGTGCTATCGGCTAACCGTTCCCCACAAACTATTTACAACACCCGTTGTTATTCGGTAGTGGCTGGGTCGTGTCCCGTCGTCCGCGTGCTCGGACGACACTGATGGCCCCAACGAGTCCGGCGACGTGCCATCGTCATCCCCCTATGCCAGGACTCTTCCCCCCATACTGTCGCACACCCGGCCAGCGATCGACCGACGTATCCGCGACGGGTCTGCCAGGCCGTCGCGCATGGTTGCCACCAATCCTGCCGGCGGGACCCTTCCCGCACTCCGTTCTGATCTGTTCGGACGCGATCCTCCCGTACTCACTCGGTCGGGAACCGGTATATCCGCTGTTTACACGACGGACAGACGAGGGTCTC
Above is a window of Haloarcula halophila DNA encoding:
- a CDS encoding glycoside hydrolase family 13 protein — translated: MNESAQTPDRTSEDRTWWKEAVVYQIYPKSFNDSDGDGVGDIQGIIDRVDHLDDLGIDVVWLSPVYASPHADNGYDISDYRSIDDRFGDMDDWERLRDELHARDIKVVMDLVVNHTSDEHEWFEKSRRREDGYEDYYYWRDPAEDGGPPNNWESFFGGETWSWDEQRQQYYLHLFDEKQPDLNWEHPQVREDIYEMMNWWLEKGVDGFRMDVINLISKTRGLPDGEAGDWQTGVEHFMNGPRIHEFLQEMYDEVLAGRDVMTVGEMPGVDIDEAKQYTGADGDGLGMIFTFEHMNLDHDGGRWDLHEDYEAWDLRDLKEFVGRWQRGLAEEGWNSNYLGNHDQPRIVSRFGDDGQYRVESAKLLGTFLLTLSGTPYVYQGDEIGMTNVDWEHLDEVVDVDTINHVELLMAEHDIDDYQELRGFVNARSRDNARTPVQWDDSDSAGFTDGEPWLKVNDNYTEINVAADRTADDSVFEHYRDLVDLRHERDVFVYGEFEMLLPDHEHIFAFTQSLDDERVLVVLNFSDEPRTVDLGESDGRLLVSNYDDPATDLPTLTLAPFEATVFEV
- the gfcR gene encoding transcriptional regulator GfcR yields the protein MKNTDDLVASAADLAERGLSKGEIADELNVSRETASWLVERSGTGAEPTSSPSGGPHDIHVDWSALGRDSARLYHAGAAMADLAAKQGQDVDLTIGIEKAGAPLATTVAHELDTDLGTYAPTKHQWDDDDSEAADGSFSRNFAEIRNRDCYIVDDTITSGKTMSETISAIRQQGGNPVACVVLADKRGVEDIQGVPVYSLLQVIRVGSDDGEE